A window of Candidatus Pantoea floridensis contains these coding sequences:
- a CDS encoding efflux RND transporter periplasmic adaptor subunit: protein MRLKLLSASVVFLLAACDQGGAKPAASATPQVGVVNLKAEPVTLVTQLPGRTTAVRTAQVRPQVSGVIEKILFTEGGEVKAGQPLYQIDPATYKAAYDKAMATWQNDAMVVKRYQPLANAHAISQQTYDDAVAAAREAQADVETAKVNLDYTLVKAPISGHISRSLYTAGALVTNGQTDYLATITQLDPIYVDVSESATDLLRLRRALADGKIAKVADNTAAVGLSLEDNSQYAEQGKLAFSEVNVDTTTGTVVLRAVFPNPHNELLPGMYVHASFPQGIQQQGILLPQEAIMHDTKGQPYVFVVKSDSTIEQRSIHTGEMIKGEWLVTSGLQQGENVVVNNLQSVRSGEKVTTTAANTDDTPSANAVSLSMTDAAAQ, encoded by the coding sequence ATGCGCCTGAAACTTCTTTCTGCCAGCGTGGTGTTTTTACTGGCAGCCTGTGACCAGGGCGGAGCTAAACCCGCCGCATCCGCCACGCCGCAAGTTGGCGTGGTAAACCTGAAAGCCGAACCCGTTACGCTTGTTACCCAATTGCCTGGCCGTACCACGGCGGTGCGAACGGCGCAGGTACGTCCGCAGGTAAGCGGCGTGATTGAAAAAATCCTGTTTACCGAAGGCGGTGAAGTGAAAGCCGGCCAGCCGCTGTATCAGATTGATCCCGCCACCTATAAAGCGGCCTACGATAAAGCCATGGCAACCTGGCAGAACGATGCCATGGTGGTGAAACGCTATCAGCCGCTGGCCAATGCGCACGCTATCAGCCAGCAGACATACGATGATGCAGTTGCTGCCGCGCGCGAAGCGCAGGCCGATGTTGAAACCGCCAAGGTCAATCTCGATTACACGCTGGTGAAAGCGCCCATTTCCGGCCACATCAGCCGTTCGCTGTACACCGCCGGTGCACTGGTGACCAATGGCCAAACCGATTATCTCGCCACCATTACCCAGCTCGATCCGATCTATGTGGATGTCAGTGAATCGGCAACCGATCTGCTGCGTCTGCGTCGCGCATTAGCCGATGGTAAAATTGCCAAAGTGGCCGATAACACCGCGGCAGTGGGGTTATCGCTGGAGGATAACAGCCAATATGCCGAACAGGGCAAGCTGGCATTTTCGGAGGTAAACGTTGATACCACCACCGGCACCGTGGTGCTGCGCGCGGTATTCCCCAATCCGCATAACGAACTGCTGCCGGGCATGTACGTGCATGCCAGTTTCCCGCAGGGCATTCAGCAGCAGGGGATTTTGCTGCCGCAAGAGGCAATCATGCATGACACCAAAGGCCAGCCGTATGTCTTCGTGGTCAAAAGTGACAGCACTATTGAGCAGCGCAGCATCCATACCGGCGAGATGATCAAAGGAGAATGGCTGGTGACGTCGGGCTTGCAGCAAGGGGAAAACGTGGTGGTGAACAACCTGCAAAGCGTGCGCAGCGGAGAGAAAGTTACCACTACGGCGGCCAATACCGATGACACGCCATCCGCCAACGCGGTCAGCCTTTCCATGACCGACGCAGCAGCGCAATAG
- a CDS encoding efflux RND transporter permease subunit — protein sequence MSKFFIERPIFAWVIAIIVMLVGAIAAISLPVNQYPNISPPAVSISVTYPGASAETTQNTVVQVIEQQLNGLDGLRYLESSSASDGSAQIIATFNQGINPDIAQVQVQDRVSLAESQLPTDVTQQGIRIRKYQKNFMMVIGLISKDGKLTNGDLADMLVSKLEDPISRTPGVGDFMVLGSEYAMRIWLDPAKLYKYNLMPSDVTTAIDNQNVQVSSGSLGGLPTIQGAKTQATILGKTRFTTVQQFENVLLKVNSDGSQVRLKDVASVALGPQSYGIDATMNGKPAAGIALRLATGANELDTAKAVRQTIADLKDSLPDNVEIQYPYDTSPVVSASIEEVVKTLIEAVVLVFFVMLIFLQNLRATLITTLVVPVVLLGTFGILSAFGYSINTLTMFGMVLAIGLLVDDAIVVVENVERVMHEEQLDPKTATIKSMQQIQGALFGIALVLSAVLLPMAFFSGSTGVIYRQFSITIVSAMALSVIMALIFTPALCATLLKPAAAEHKTTGFAGWFNRKFDSGAMHYTHGVSKVISRRGLFLVIYLVIVGVTGFLFTRVPTTFLPGEDQGLMMVQMTLPVNASSQRTQQVINDLNDYLEKNEASVVTTTFGVAGFNFAGRGQSNAMAFVRLKDWGDRTHRGQSVQDLANRVMAHFANYQNAKIFAMVPPAVMELGNATGFDLYLQDTSAHTHQQMMDAAHQLITLANNDPHLAQVRLNGLEDEPQYQLEINDERASALGLSMTDINNTLSVAWGSSYIDQFMYNGRVKEVYLMGKADSRVTPSDLDKWYFRNSSGTMVPFSAFASGKWVYGSPHFERFNGLTAEEILGSPAAGQSTGEAMKAVEQLAKQLPHGFRVQWYGISYEEQASGNQTTQLYLISIVVVFLCLAALYESWSIPFSVIMVVPLGILGTISAVLLRGLQNDVFFQVGLLTTVGLAAKNAILIVEFAKELHEREGKTLVDAAVEAARLRIRPIIMTSMAFILGVLPLTISNGAGAGSQHSIGTAVAGGMITATFLAIFFVPMFYVVVSQLFARKKKTSTEVVQDR from the coding sequence ATGTCGAAGTTTTTTATTGAACGTCCCATCTTCGCCTGGGTTATCGCGATTATCGTGATGCTGGTCGGCGCGATTGCCGCCATCAGTCTGCCGGTTAATCAATACCCCAATATCTCACCGCCGGCAGTGTCGATCTCCGTCACGTATCCGGGTGCCAGCGCTGAAACCACGCAAAACACCGTAGTGCAGGTGATTGAGCAGCAGCTCAATGGTCTGGATGGCCTGCGTTATCTGGAGTCGAGCAGCGCCTCAGACGGCAGCGCACAGATCATCGCCACCTTTAATCAGGGCATCAATCCGGATATCGCCCAAGTACAAGTGCAAGACCGCGTGTCGCTCGCCGAGTCGCAGCTGCCAACTGATGTGACGCAGCAAGGGATTCGCATCCGTAAGTACCAGAAAAACTTCATGATGGTCATCGGCTTGATCTCCAAAGACGGCAAGCTGACCAACGGCGATCTGGCCGACATGCTGGTATCGAAGCTAGAAGATCCGATCTCGCGTACGCCGGGCGTCGGCGACTTTATGGTGCTGGGTTCGGAATACGCGATGCGCATCTGGCTCGATCCGGCAAAGCTGTACAAATACAACCTGATGCCAAGCGACGTTACTACCGCCATCGATAACCAGAACGTGCAGGTTTCATCCGGTTCTCTCGGCGGCTTGCCGACCATTCAGGGGGCAAAAACGCAGGCGACGATTCTTGGCAAAACCCGTTTCACTACCGTGCAGCAATTTGAGAATGTGCTGCTGAAAGTGAACAGCGACGGTTCGCAGGTGCGGCTGAAAGACGTGGCGAGCGTGGCGCTGGGTCCGCAGAGCTACGGCATTGATGCAACTATGAACGGCAAGCCCGCCGCCGGTATCGCACTGCGTCTGGCGACCGGTGCCAATGAACTGGATACCGCCAAAGCGGTGCGCCAAACCATCGCCGATTTAAAAGATTCGCTGCCGGACAACGTCGAAATTCAGTATCCGTACGACACCTCGCCGGTGGTGAGCGCCTCAATTGAGGAGGTGGTGAAAACGCTGATCGAAGCGGTGGTGCTGGTGTTCTTTGTGATGCTGATCTTCCTGCAAAACCTGCGTGCGACGCTGATCACCACGCTGGTGGTGCCGGTAGTGCTGCTCGGTACCTTCGGCATTCTATCGGCGTTTGGCTACAGCATTAACACCCTAACCATGTTCGGCATGGTGCTGGCCATCGGGCTCTTGGTGGATGATGCGATTGTGGTGGTGGAGAACGTTGAGCGCGTAATGCACGAAGAGCAGCTCGACCCGAAAACCGCCACCATTAAATCGATGCAGCAAATTCAGGGCGCGCTGTTTGGTATCGCGCTAGTGCTGTCGGCGGTGCTGCTGCCGATGGCGTTCTTCTCCGGATCGACCGGCGTCATCTATCGTCAGTTCTCCATCACCATCGTGTCGGCGATGGCGCTGTCGGTGATCATGGCGCTGATCTTCACCCCGGCGCTGTGCGCCACCTTGCTGAAACCGGCGGCAGCAGAGCACAAAACCACCGGCTTCGCCGGCTGGTTCAACCGCAAGTTCGATAGCGGCGCGATGCACTATACCCACGGCGTCAGCAAAGTGATTTCCCGTCGCGGCCTGTTCCTGGTGATCTATCTGGTCATCGTCGGCGTGACGGGCTTTCTCTTCACCCGCGTGCCGACCACCTTCCTGCCGGGAGAAGATCAGGGCCTGATGATGGTGCAGATGACGCTGCCAGTGAATGCGTCTTCACAGCGTACACAGCAGGTGATTAACGATCTCAATGATTATCTGGAGAAGAACGAAGCCTCGGTGGTGACCACCACCTTTGGCGTGGCGGGCTTTAACTTTGCCGGTCGCGGTCAAAGCAACGCCATGGCCTTCGTACGCCTGAAAGATTGGGGCGATCGTACCCACCGCGGGCAAAGCGTGCAGGATTTGGCGAACCGCGTGATGGCGCACTTTGCCAACTACCAGAACGCTAAAATCTTTGCCATGGTGCCGCCTGCGGTGATGGAGCTGGGGAATGCCACCGGTTTTGACCTTTATCTGCAGGATACCAGCGCGCACACCCATCAGCAGATGATGGATGCCGCACATCAGCTGATTACGCTGGCGAACAACGATCCGCATCTGGCGCAGGTGCGCCTCAACGGCCTGGAAGATGAGCCGCAGTATCAGCTGGAGATCAATGATGAGAGGGCGAGCGCGCTCGGCCTGAGCATGACCGATATCAACAACACCTTGTCGGTGGCGTGGGGATCCAGCTACATCGATCAGTTCATGTATAACGGCCGCGTCAAAGAGGTGTATCTGATGGGCAAAGCGGATTCCCGCGTCACGCCGTCAGATCTCGACAAATGGTACTTCCGCAACAGCAGCGGCACCATGGTGCCATTCTCCGCCTTTGCTTCCGGTAAATGGGTGTACGGTTCGCCGCACTTTGAACGCTTTAACGGCTTAACCGCCGAGGAGATCCTCGGATCGCCAGCGGCGGGCCAAAGCACTGGTGAAGCAATGAAGGCGGTGGAACAGCTGGCGAAGCAGCTGCCGCACGGTTTTCGCGTGCAGTGGTACGGCATTTCGTATGAGGAGCAGGCGTCTGGCAACCAAACCACCCAGCTCTATCTGATCTCGATTGTGGTGGTGTTCCTGTGCCTGGCAGCGCTGTACGAGAGCTGGTCGATTCCGTTCTCGGTGATCATGGTGGTGCCGCTCGGCATCCTCGGCACCATCAGCGCAGTGCTGCTGCGCGGCCTGCAAAACGATGTGTTTTTCCAGGTGGGCTTGCTGACCACGGTGGGGCTGGCGGCGAAAAACGCCATTCTGATCGTCGAGTTTGCCAAAGAGCTGCATGAGCGCGAGGGCAAAACGCTGGTGGACGCGGCGGTGGAAGCGGCGCGGCTGCGTATCCGACCCATCATCATGACGTCCATGGCGTTTATCCTCGGCGTGCTGCCGCTCACCATTTCTAACGGCGCAGGCGCGGGCAGCCAGCACTCGATTGGTACCGCGGTGGCGGGCGGCATGATTACCGCCACCTTCCTCGCCATCTTCTTTGTGCCGATGTTTTACGTGGTGGTTTCACAGCTGTTTGCGCGCAAGAAAAAAACATCCACAGAGGTCGTGCAAGATCGTTAA
- a CDS encoding efflux transporter outer membrane subunit, which yields MNSKNFRLALLPLALVLAGCSLAPHYQRPAMPVDAKYDQPTPVGNVADLPWQNFFTDATLRNLIQLSLDNNRDLRVAALNVEEAQQGVTVQRAALMPSINATASQTSAHEPANLYNTKSTGAVTYHELNSGLSVTSWELDFFGRLQSLSDQAQETYLSSAATERATRISLISEVATAWLTLSSDNDLLHLAQSTANSQQESYRITKLSYDGGASSAMDLAQAESTVRAAQADVASYTRQVRQDVDALRLLVGTDLPATLLSHATLDAHWQFPATPAGLPSDLLTRRPDIMAAEHSLKAANANIGAARAAFFPSITLTASGGSTSSSLGSLLGGGTGAWSFMPSINLPIFDGGKNEANLNIAHIEKRIEIADYEKTIQTAFKEVNDALAGQDTWQDQLTALQQEVGANQRDYDYSELRFKQGVDNYLNVLVAQRSLYSSQQSLISAHLGQLSQKITLYKALGGGWQS from the coding sequence ATGAACAGTAAAAATTTCCGTCTGGCGCTATTGCCGCTGGCACTGGTGCTGGCCGGTTGCTCGCTGGCGCCGCACTATCAGCGTCCGGCAATGCCGGTGGACGCCAAATACGACCAGCCAACGCCGGTCGGCAACGTTGCCGATCTGCCGTGGCAGAACTTTTTCACCGACGCCACGCTGCGCAACCTGATTCAGCTGTCGCTCGACAACAACCGCGACCTGCGCGTGGCGGCATTGAATGTTGAAGAGGCGCAGCAGGGCGTCACGGTGCAGCGAGCGGCGCTGATGCCGTCGATCAACGCCACTGCCAGCCAGACCTCAGCGCATGAGCCGGCCAATCTCTATAACACCAAAAGCACCGGCGCGGTGACCTATCACGAACTCAACAGCGGCTTGAGCGTCACCTCATGGGAGCTGGATTTCTTTGGCCGCCTGCAGAGCCTGAGCGATCAGGCGCAGGAAACCTATTTGTCGAGCGCGGCTACCGAGCGCGCCACGCGCATTTCGCTGATCTCGGAAGTGGCGACGGCATGGCTGACGCTGAGTTCAGATAACGATCTGCTGCATCTGGCGCAAAGCACGGCCAACAGCCAGCAGGAATCGTATCGCATCACCAAACTCAGCTATGACGGCGGCGCCAGCAGCGCGATGGATCTGGCGCAGGCCGAAAGTACGGTACGTGCGGCGCAGGCGGATGTGGCGAGCTATACCCGTCAGGTGCGGCAGGACGTTGATGCGCTGCGCCTGCTGGTTGGCACCGATCTGCCCGCTACGCTGCTGTCGCACGCCACGCTTGATGCCCACTGGCAGTTCCCGGCCACACCCGCTGGTTTACCGTCGGATCTGCTGACGCGTCGTCCGGATATCATGGCTGCCGAGCACTCACTGAAAGCGGCCAACGCCAATATCGGCGCGGCGCGTGCCGCCTTCTTCCCCAGCATCACGCTGACGGCATCCGGCGGCTCGACCAGCAGTTCACTCGGCAGTTTACTGGGCGGCGGCACCGGCGCGTGGTCGTTTATGCCATCGATTAACCTGCCGATTTTTGACGGTGGTAAAAACGAGGCTAATCTCAATATCGCGCATATCGAGAAACGTATTGAAATTGCTGACTATGAGAAGACGATCCAGACCGCGTTTAAAGAGGTGAATGATGCGCTGGCCGGCCAGGATACCTGGCAGGATCAGCTGACGGCGCTGCAGCAGGAAGTGGGCGCCAACCAACGCGACTACGATTATTCAGAATTGCGCTTTAAGCAGGGCGTCGAC